From Halomarina ordinaria:
GTGGGCTACGGCGAGGAACCGACGCCGGAGGCCGGGCCGGGCGACGTCGTCTCGCCCATCCACCTCGCCTCCACGTACGCGCTCCAGGGGCTAGACACCGACCTCAGCCTGGAGGACGTGGACCCCGAGCGCGGCGAGTTCCTCTACACCCGGCTGTCGAACCCGACGCGCCACGCCGTCGAGAAGCGCCTCGCCGCCCTCGAAGGGGGGAACCACGGCTTCGCCTTCTCGTCCGGGACGGCGGCCATCGCGACGGCGCTCCTCGCGACGGTCGAACCCGGCGACCACGTCGTGGCGTTCGAGGACCTCTACGCCGGGACCCGCCGGATGCTGGAGGGCTTGTTCGCCGAGCGCCTCGACGTGGACGTGACGTTCGTCGACGCGACCGACTCCGCGAACGTCGAACGTGCGCTCACCGACCGCACGACGCTCGTCTGGATGGAGACGCCGACCAACCCCCTGCTGCGTCTCTGTGACGTCGCCGCTATCGCCGACCTCGCCCACGAACGCGGTGCACGCCTCGGCGTCGACAACACGTTCCTCAGTCCCTACTTCCAGCGCCCGCTCACCCTGGGGGCCGACGTCGTCGTCCACAGCACCACCAAGTACCTCAACGGCCACTCCGACGGCCTCGGGGGGGCGCTCGTCACCGACGACGACGCGCTCGCCGAGGTGGTGGGGTTCCACCAGCAGGTCGCCCTCGGGAACGTCCTCGCCCCCTTCGACAGCTACCTCCTCCTGCGCGGGCTGAAGACCTTCCCGCTCCGGATGCGCGCACACGAGGCGAACGCGCGGGCGGTCGCCGAGTACCTGGTCGACCACGACCGGGTACGACGCGTCCACTACCCGGGACTGGACTCGCACCCCCAGCACGCCCTCGCGCGCGAGCAGACCAGCGGGTTCGGCGGCGTCCTGTCGTTCGAACTCGACGGCGATATGGACGACGTGACGCGCTTCGTCGCCGGCCTGGAGCACTTCCGGCTGGCGGTGAGCCTCGGCGGCGTCGAGAGCCTCGTCGAGTGCCCGGCGGCGATGACCCACGAACCCATCCCGCGCGCCGAGCGCGAGGCGGTCGGCATCACCGACACCCTGCTCCGCGTGTCGGTGG
This genomic window contains:
- a CDS encoding trans-sulfuration enzyme family protein — protein: MDSDPHIETLAVGYGEEPTPEAGPGDVVSPIHLASTYALQGLDTDLSLEDVDPERGEFLYTRLSNPTRHAVEKRLAALEGGNHGFAFSSGTAAIATALLATVEPGDHVVAFEDLYAGTRRMLEGLFAERLDVDVTFVDATDSANVERALTDRTTLVWMETPTNPLLRLCDVAAIADLAHERGARLGVDNTFLSPYFQRPLTLGADVVVHSTTKYLNGHSDGLGGALVTDDDALAEVVGFHQQVALGNVLAPFDSYLLLRGLKTFPLRMRAHEANARAVAEYLVDHDRVRRVHYPGLDSHPQHALAREQTSGFGGVLSFELDGDMDDVTRFVAGLEHFRLAVSLGGVESLVECPAAMTHEPIPRAEREAVGITDTLLRVSVGIEHVDDLLADLDGAFARLANADPARSV